Within bacterium, the genomic segment AGGGTAAATTTGTTGGAAATGCAGGTATATATGGGATGGCGCCTCCTTCGCGACACGGACGCCATGAGTATGGCCCACTCCCTCGAGGTGAGGGTCCCCCTGATCGACCACAAGGTCATCGAGTTCGTCGCCGGTCTTCCCGAGGGGTGGGAGAAAACCTGGGGCCATCCCAAGCGGCTTTTGAGCGAAGCGCTCGGCGACTTGATCCCTCCCGAAATCCTTAGTCGGCCGAAGCAGGGATTCGCCTTCCCCATGGGAAAATGGATGAGAGGGGAATTGCGGGAAGTGGTTGAAGATACCCTCTCTCCTGAGAGCGTGAGGCGCCGGGGGCTGTTCGATCCGGAAGGGGTGCAGTCGCTTTATCGGGCCTTCGAAGAGGGAAGGATGGCGTATCCCGCCCTGTGGCAATTCGTGATTCTCGAACTCTGGATGCGGGAGACATTCGATGCGCCCGTGGCCGTGAGTCAGGCGTCATGATGCGGGAAAAATGATCAGCGTTATCATCACAGCCTATAATGCGGAATCCTTTATTCTCGAATCCGTGGAGAGTATCCTCCGCCAGACGGAGCCCGATCTGGAGTGCATCGTGGTGGACGATGGCTCCGGGGATCGAACCTCCGCCGTCCTCCGCGAGATGTCCGACCCGAGGGTGAGACTCATCAGCCCGGGCAGGGTCGGCCGGGGAAGGGCCCTGAATCTGGGAATTGAGCAGAGCCAGGGGGAATTTATTGCCATTCAGGACGCCGATGATCTGTCCCATCCCCGCCGCCTTGAGATTGAGCGCACGATCCTGGAGAAGGAGTCCGCTTTTTCGGGGCTGGGAACCGGACAGATTCTTTTCCGTGGTGCGGAAGCTCCGGCGTGGGACATGACAAAAGACCCGGCGGAGGGGAGGGAACTCCACGATATTTCCTCCACCCTCCTCTACCGAAACCACTTGTCCCATACCTCTTTCATGGTCCGGCGCTCCGCCCTGGAGTCGGCCGGTTTCTATGACGCCGGGCGCAAGGATTTGTTCGACTGGGATCTTTACCTGCGGCTGGTTATGAAGGGGCACAAGATCGGAAAGCTGGATTTTCCATTGGCGGCAAAACGGATTCATGGCGGTCAGTTTTTCGAAGTCAGAAGCCGC encodes:
- a CDS encoding glycosyltransferase, encoding MISVIITAYNAESFILESVESILRQTEPDLECIVVDDGSGDRTSAVLREMSDPRVRLISPGRVGRGRALNLGIEQSQGEFIAIQDADDLSHPRRLEIERTILEKESAFSGLGTGQILFRGAEAPAWDMTKDPAEGRELHDISSTLLYRNHLSHTSFMVRRSALESAGFYDAGRKDLFDWDLYLRLVMKGHKIGKLDFPLAAKRIHGGQFFEVRSRLAYVRHCYQLQRAARRKMGKAWFLDGLFVLIYFYRLLPRPVRLSVHS